One Phoenix dactylifera cultivar Barhee BC4 chromosome 14, palm_55x_up_171113_PBpolish2nd_filt_p, whole genome shotgun sequence DNA window includes the following coding sequences:
- the LOC103706161 gene encoding BTB/POZ domain-containing protein FBL11 isoform X3: MTSHSDDEFVVLELTDPSSVEGKLKQEVISISVSEIEAWDLPLIVQSRTVRVQANRSRLIHQSSYFHGLLGGNFSESSLNYVSIQWNIETSINVLQFTHGSSLSITSSNFIPLLEGALFFGVEKLLLECETWFSKITSKRVLSSQQISLGTIIEIWNFGLEHGIGFVAEPCKGYLARNFAWAVSCSLFADIPYSLLHSSLDDPQLTVDSEKQLCEAFLIWLSNNAKCSECLPIISRNNKFDILKKVRICLLPLEFAAGLRRHFSQFADGIVNTILDMIKDCYSSLLRSITDDKIDNFRIRLTGYSERIILSGCAHITEAFLFLAVLPSNLDAALRKTVLSAFTGLDRHTADHYRNLMKSIKMLSFEAVHEIDISKCSRVHSAAAVIWLHLALPSLRTLKASHCLQIKLEDLYCLIQKCPLIAEVDLTVDVSSVIPTKVSVLSASAERYQPSDRTPYKMLEEILLSNIEKLTLTNSILSNISKLTLEGRNDLNDLDLLKLSALSDSLSYLNIKGCTLVTDAGISKLLCKCFKILSLILSYTSFGRNSILTLCSGHIYGFPEIHHNHKYSNTMAFRLQQLDISGCTGVDQISMLQLMSHTYMLKLLSLRETSLIDDVLYNFMGSSLESIDVSETMVSMQALTSVVRQNPGVRILKATGCRNLHQPNCDGLMLTGGASFEDLLHELSKSCIMEELAFGWGFSCLTMKELEPAMRKLRGITLGIGASPGHYVLCALPKMCPLLESVILIFQVLGLRCCLGELTSFSFRTSMPMLRSLRLEWVTPWMTNNDLAILTENCSNIVELSLSGCKLLDSDSQEIISSGWPGLTYIHLEDCGKITSNGVSFLFNCKAVEDLLLRHNGRGIGRNFICDAALELQLPVLRKVALDLCDACEGGFDSPSHAERYSLSTVKISRCKSQRCGFELQTVETFKAVHKETIVLEWNSKELRTTMVKERI; this comes from the exons ATGACTTCCCATTCAGACGACGAGTTCGTCGTTCTTGAATTGACGGATCCTTCCTCGGTTGAAGGGAAGCTTAAGCAGGAGGTCATATCGATTTCCGTATCAGAAATCGAAGCCTGGGATCTTCCTTTGATTGTTCAATCAAGAACTGTCAGAGTTCAGGCCAACCGTAGCAG GCTCATTCATCAGTCTTCGTACTTTCACGGTCTTCTTGGTGGAAATTTCAG TGAATCAAGCCTCAACTATGTCTCAATCCAATGGAACATAGAAACAAGTATTAATGTCCTGCAGTTTACGCATGGTTCTTCGCTAAGTATAACATCTAGCAATTTTATCCCCCTTTTGGAG GGTGCGCTGTTTTTTGGAGTTGAGAAGCTTTTGTTGGAATGTGAAACTTGGTTTTCTAAGATCACTTCCAAAAGAGTGCTCTCTTCACAACAGATATCATTGGGCACCATAATTGAAATCTGGAATTTCGGCTTGGAGCATG GAATTGGCTTTGTTGCAGAACCATGCAAAGGCTATCTAGCACGCAACTTT GCATGGGCTGTTTCATGTAGCTTGTTTGCTGATATTCCATATAGCTTATTACATTCCTCCTTAGACGACCCTCAGCTGACTGTGGACAG TGAGAAGCAACTCTGTGAGGCTTTTCTGATCTGGCTTTCTAACAATGCAAAATGTTCAGAATGTTTACCAATCATCTCGAGAAATAACAAATTTGACATTCTTAAGAAG GTCAGGATCTGCCTTTTGCCTTTGGAGTTTGCTGCAG GGCTAAGGAGACACTTTTCCCAGTTTGCAGATGGGATTGTTAATACAATCCTTGACATGATAAAGGATTGTTACTCAAGCCTATTGCGTTCCATTACAGACGATAAGATAGATAATTTCAGAATACGTTTAACAGGATATTCTGAG AGAATAATACTTTCAGGCTGTGCCCATATAACGGAGGCCTTTTTGTTTCTGGCGGTGCTTCCATCTAATTTGGATGCTGCATTGAGGAAAACAGTCTTATCTGCTTTTACTGGACTTGATCGTCACACTGCAGATCATTATCGAAACTTGATGAAGTCAATTAAGATGTTATCTTTTGAAGCTGTGCATGAGATCGATATATCTAAGTGTTCAAGGGTCCATTCTGCTGCCGCTGTTATATGGTTGCACTTGGCATTGCCATCATTAAGAACATTAAAAGCATCTCATTGTTTGCAAAttaaattggaagatttgtatTGCTTGATACAAAAGTGTCCTCTGATTGCTGAAGTTGATTTGACTGTTGATGTTAGTTCCGTGATACCCACAAAAGTATCAGTATTGTCTGCCAGTGCTGAAAGATATCAACCTTCAGATCGCACACCCTATAAGATGCTGGAAGAAATACTGTTATCAAATATTGAAAAGCTTACATTGACAAATTCAATTCTGTCAAATATCTCAAAACTGACTTTGGAAGGTCGAAATGATCTCAATG ATCTGGACCTGCTGAAGCTCTCTGCTCTCTCTGATTCTTTATCTTACTTAAACATTAAAGGGTGCACTCTTGTAACAGATGCAGGCATATCCAAGCTTCTATGCAAATGCTTCAAAATCCTTTCACTGATTTTATCTTACACATCGTTTGGGAGAAATTCAATTCTAACACTTTGTTCTGGTCATATATATGGCTTTCCTGAAATTCATCATAATCACAAATATTCAAACACAATGGCATTTAGGCTCCAACAACTTGATATAAGTGGCTGTACAG GTGTTGACCAAATTTCTATGTTACAACTTATGAGCCATACATATATGTTGAAGCTTCTGAGTTTAAGGGAGACTTCCCTTATCGATGATGTTCTTTACAACTTCATGGGTTCCTCTCTGGAGAGCATTGATGTCTCTGAGACCATG GTTTCTATGCAAGCTTTAACTTCTGTTGTTAGGCAAAATCCGGGTGTCAGGATCTTGAAAGCGACTGGCTGTAGAAACTTGCATCAGCCCAATTGTGATGGTTTGATGCTCACTGGTGGTGCCAGCTTTGAAGATCTTCTTCACGAGTTAAGTAAGAGTTGCATCATGGAAGAACTGGCTTTTGGATGGGGATTTTCCTGTTTAACAATGAAAGAACTAGAACCCGCTATGAGAAAATTAAGAGGAATAACTCTCGGTATTGGTGCATCACCGGGCCATTATGTGCTCTGTGCACTTCCAAAGATGTGTCCACTGCTAGAGTCTGTCATTCTTATTTTTCAG GTGCTAGGATTACGCTGCTGTCTTGGTGAACTGACTTCGTTTAGCTTTCGGACCAGCATGCCAATGTTAAGGTCACTGAGGCTAGAGTGGGTAACTCCATGGATGACAAATAATGATTTGGCAATCCTGACCGAGAACTGTTCAAACATTGTTGAACTTTCTTTGTCAGGGTGCAAACTTCTTGATTCAG ACTCACAAGAAATCATTTCTTCTGGATGGCCAGGCttgacatatattcatttgGAG GACTGTGGCAAAATAACTTCGAATGGAGTTTCTTTTCTCTTCAATTGCAAAGCTGTTGAAGATCTCTTATTACGCCACAAT GGGCGAGGTATTGGAAGGAACTTCATATGTGATGCTGCTTTAGAG TTACAGTTGCCGGTGCTCCGGAAAGTGGCACTGGATCTCTGCGATGCTTGTGAAGGAGGTTTTGACAGCCCAAGT CATGCTGAGAGATATTCCCTCAGCACTGTGAAAATTAGTCGCTGCAAGTCCCAGAGATGTGGATTTGAGCTTCAGACAGTGGAGACATTCAAGGCAGTGCATAAGGAAACTATTGTTTTAGAGTGGAATAGCAAGGAACTGCGAACAACAATGGTGAAAGAAAGAATATAG
- the LOC103706161 gene encoding BTB/POZ domain-containing protein FBL11 isoform X1 — MTSHSDDEFVVLELTDPSSVEGKLKQEVISISVSEIEAWDLPLIVQSRTVRVQANRSRLIHQSSYFHGLLGGNFSESSLNYVSIQWNIETSINVLQFTHGSSLSITSSNFIPLLEGALFFGVEKLLLECETWFSKITSKRVLSSQQISLGTIIEIWNFGLEHGIGFVAEPCKGYLARNFAWAVSCSLFADIPYSLLHSSLDDPQLTVDSEKQLCEAFLIWLSNNAKCSECLPIISRNNKFDILKKVRICLLPLEFAAGLRRHFSQFADGIVNTILDMIKDCYSSLLRSITDDKIDNFRIRLTGYSERIILSGCAHITEAFLFLAVLPSNLDAALRKTVLSAFTGLDRHTADHYRNLMKSIKMLSFEAVHEIDISKCSRVHSAAAVIWLHLALPSLRTLKASHCLQIKLEDLYCLIQKCPLIAEVDLTVDVSSVIPTKVSVLSASAERYQPSDRTPYKMLEEILLSNIEKLTLTNSILSNISKLTLEGRNDLNDLDLLKLSALSDSLSYLNIKGCTLVTDAGISKLLCKCFKILSLILSYTSFGRNSILTLCSGHIYGFPEIHHNHKYSNTMAFRLQQLDISGCTGVDQISMLQLMSHTYMLKLLSLRETSLIDDVLYNFMGSSLESIDVSETMVSMQALTSVVRQNPGVRILKATGCRNLHQPNCDGLMLTGGASFEDLLHELSKSCIMEELAFGWGFSCLTMKELEPAMRKLRGITLGIGASPGHYVLCALPKMCPLLESVILIFQVISDSILRSILESLKHLQVLGLRCCLGELTSFSFRTSMPMLRSLRLEWVTPWMTNNDLAILTENCSNIVELSLSGCKLLDSDSQEIISSGWPGLTYIHLEDCGKITSNGVSFLFNCKAVEDLLLRHNGRGIGRNFICDAALELQLPVLRKVALDLCDACEGGFDSPSHAERYSLSTVKISRCKSQRCGFELQTVETFKAVHKETIVLEWNSKELRTTMVKERI; from the exons ATGACTTCCCATTCAGACGACGAGTTCGTCGTTCTTGAATTGACGGATCCTTCCTCGGTTGAAGGGAAGCTTAAGCAGGAGGTCATATCGATTTCCGTATCAGAAATCGAAGCCTGGGATCTTCCTTTGATTGTTCAATCAAGAACTGTCAGAGTTCAGGCCAACCGTAGCAG GCTCATTCATCAGTCTTCGTACTTTCACGGTCTTCTTGGTGGAAATTTCAG TGAATCAAGCCTCAACTATGTCTCAATCCAATGGAACATAGAAACAAGTATTAATGTCCTGCAGTTTACGCATGGTTCTTCGCTAAGTATAACATCTAGCAATTTTATCCCCCTTTTGGAG GGTGCGCTGTTTTTTGGAGTTGAGAAGCTTTTGTTGGAATGTGAAACTTGGTTTTCTAAGATCACTTCCAAAAGAGTGCTCTCTTCACAACAGATATCATTGGGCACCATAATTGAAATCTGGAATTTCGGCTTGGAGCATG GAATTGGCTTTGTTGCAGAACCATGCAAAGGCTATCTAGCACGCAACTTT GCATGGGCTGTTTCATGTAGCTTGTTTGCTGATATTCCATATAGCTTATTACATTCCTCCTTAGACGACCCTCAGCTGACTGTGGACAG TGAGAAGCAACTCTGTGAGGCTTTTCTGATCTGGCTTTCTAACAATGCAAAATGTTCAGAATGTTTACCAATCATCTCGAGAAATAACAAATTTGACATTCTTAAGAAG GTCAGGATCTGCCTTTTGCCTTTGGAGTTTGCTGCAG GGCTAAGGAGACACTTTTCCCAGTTTGCAGATGGGATTGTTAATACAATCCTTGACATGATAAAGGATTGTTACTCAAGCCTATTGCGTTCCATTACAGACGATAAGATAGATAATTTCAGAATACGTTTAACAGGATATTCTGAG AGAATAATACTTTCAGGCTGTGCCCATATAACGGAGGCCTTTTTGTTTCTGGCGGTGCTTCCATCTAATTTGGATGCTGCATTGAGGAAAACAGTCTTATCTGCTTTTACTGGACTTGATCGTCACACTGCAGATCATTATCGAAACTTGATGAAGTCAATTAAGATGTTATCTTTTGAAGCTGTGCATGAGATCGATATATCTAAGTGTTCAAGGGTCCATTCTGCTGCCGCTGTTATATGGTTGCACTTGGCATTGCCATCATTAAGAACATTAAAAGCATCTCATTGTTTGCAAAttaaattggaagatttgtatTGCTTGATACAAAAGTGTCCTCTGATTGCTGAAGTTGATTTGACTGTTGATGTTAGTTCCGTGATACCCACAAAAGTATCAGTATTGTCTGCCAGTGCTGAAAGATATCAACCTTCAGATCGCACACCCTATAAGATGCTGGAAGAAATACTGTTATCAAATATTGAAAAGCTTACATTGACAAATTCAATTCTGTCAAATATCTCAAAACTGACTTTGGAAGGTCGAAATGATCTCAATG ATCTGGACCTGCTGAAGCTCTCTGCTCTCTCTGATTCTTTATCTTACTTAAACATTAAAGGGTGCACTCTTGTAACAGATGCAGGCATATCCAAGCTTCTATGCAAATGCTTCAAAATCCTTTCACTGATTTTATCTTACACATCGTTTGGGAGAAATTCAATTCTAACACTTTGTTCTGGTCATATATATGGCTTTCCTGAAATTCATCATAATCACAAATATTCAAACACAATGGCATTTAGGCTCCAACAACTTGATATAAGTGGCTGTACAG GTGTTGACCAAATTTCTATGTTACAACTTATGAGCCATACATATATGTTGAAGCTTCTGAGTTTAAGGGAGACTTCCCTTATCGATGATGTTCTTTACAACTTCATGGGTTCCTCTCTGGAGAGCATTGATGTCTCTGAGACCATG GTTTCTATGCAAGCTTTAACTTCTGTTGTTAGGCAAAATCCGGGTGTCAGGATCTTGAAAGCGACTGGCTGTAGAAACTTGCATCAGCCCAATTGTGATGGTTTGATGCTCACTGGTGGTGCCAGCTTTGAAGATCTTCTTCACGAGTTAAGTAAGAGTTGCATCATGGAAGAACTGGCTTTTGGATGGGGATTTTCCTGTTTAACAATGAAAGAACTAGAACCCGCTATGAGAAAATTAAGAGGAATAACTCTCGGTATTGGTGCATCACCGGGCCATTATGTGCTCTGTGCACTTCCAAAGATGTGTCCACTGCTAGAGTCTGTCATTCTTATTTTTCAG GTGATTTCTGACAGTATATTGAGAAGTATCCTGGAATCCTTAAAACATCTGCAGGTGCTAGGATTACGCTGCTGTCTTGGTGAACTGACTTCGTTTAGCTTTCGGACCAGCATGCCAATGTTAAGGTCACTGAGGCTAGAGTGGGTAACTCCATGGATGACAAATAATGATTTGGCAATCCTGACCGAGAACTGTTCAAACATTGTTGAACTTTCTTTGTCAGGGTGCAAACTTCTTGATTCAG ACTCACAAGAAATCATTTCTTCTGGATGGCCAGGCttgacatatattcatttgGAG GACTGTGGCAAAATAACTTCGAATGGAGTTTCTTTTCTCTTCAATTGCAAAGCTGTTGAAGATCTCTTATTACGCCACAAT GGGCGAGGTATTGGAAGGAACTTCATATGTGATGCTGCTTTAGAG TTACAGTTGCCGGTGCTCCGGAAAGTGGCACTGGATCTCTGCGATGCTTGTGAAGGAGGTTTTGACAGCCCAAGT CATGCTGAGAGATATTCCCTCAGCACTGTGAAAATTAGTCGCTGCAAGTCCCAGAGATGTGGATTTGAGCTTCAGACAGTGGAGACATTCAAGGCAGTGCATAAGGAAACTATTGTTTTAGAGTGGAATAGCAAGGAACTGCGAACAACAATGGTGAAAGAAAGAATATAG
- the LOC103706161 gene encoding BTB/POZ domain-containing protein FBL11 isoform X2, translated as MTSHSDDEFVVLELTDPSSVEGKLKQEVISISVSEIEAWDLPLIVQSRTVRVQANRSRLIHQSSYFHGLLGGNFSESSLNYVSIQWNIETSINVLQFTHGSSLSITSSNFIPLLEGALFFGVEKLLLECETWFSKITSKRVLSSQQISLGTIIEIWNFGLEHGIGFVAEPCKGYLARNFAWAVSCSLFADIPYSLLHSSLDDPQLTVDSEKQLCEAFLIWLSNNAKCSECLPIISRNNKFDILKKVRICLLPLEFAAGLRRHFSQFADGIVNTILDMIKDCYSSLLRSITDDKIDNFRIRLTGYSERIILSGCAHITEAFLFLAVLPSNLDAALRKTVLSAFTGLDRHTADHYRNLMKSIKMLSFEAVHEIDISKCSRVHSAAAVIWLHLALPSLRTLKASHCLQIKLEDLYCLIQKCPLIAEVDLTVDVSSVIPTKVSVLSASAERYQPSDRTPYKMLEEILLSNIEKLTLTNSILSNISKLTLEGRNDLNDLDLLKLSALSDSLSYLNIKGCTLVTDAGISKLLCKCFKILSLILSYTSFGRNSILTLCSGHIYGFPEIHHNHKYSNTMAFRLQQLDISGCTGVDQISMLQLMSHTYMLKLLSLRETSLIDDVLYNFMGSSLESIDVSETMVSMQALTSVVRQNPGVRILKATGCRNLHQPNCDGLMLTGGASFEDLLHELSKSCIMEELAFGWGFSCLTMKELEPAMRKLRGITLGIGASPGHYVLCALPKMCPLLESVILIFQVISDSILRSILESLKHLQVLGLRCCLGELTSFSFRTSMPMLRSLRLEWVTPWMTNNDLAILTENCSNIVELSLSGCKLLDSDSQEIISSGWPGLTYIHLEDCGKITSNGVSFLFNCKAVEDLLLRHNGRGIGRNFICDAALELPVLRKVALDLCDACEGGFDSPSHAERYSLSTVKISRCKSQRCGFELQTVETFKAVHKETIVLEWNSKELRTTMVKERI; from the exons ATGACTTCCCATTCAGACGACGAGTTCGTCGTTCTTGAATTGACGGATCCTTCCTCGGTTGAAGGGAAGCTTAAGCAGGAGGTCATATCGATTTCCGTATCAGAAATCGAAGCCTGGGATCTTCCTTTGATTGTTCAATCAAGAACTGTCAGAGTTCAGGCCAACCGTAGCAG GCTCATTCATCAGTCTTCGTACTTTCACGGTCTTCTTGGTGGAAATTTCAG TGAATCAAGCCTCAACTATGTCTCAATCCAATGGAACATAGAAACAAGTATTAATGTCCTGCAGTTTACGCATGGTTCTTCGCTAAGTATAACATCTAGCAATTTTATCCCCCTTTTGGAG GGTGCGCTGTTTTTTGGAGTTGAGAAGCTTTTGTTGGAATGTGAAACTTGGTTTTCTAAGATCACTTCCAAAAGAGTGCTCTCTTCACAACAGATATCATTGGGCACCATAATTGAAATCTGGAATTTCGGCTTGGAGCATG GAATTGGCTTTGTTGCAGAACCATGCAAAGGCTATCTAGCACGCAACTTT GCATGGGCTGTTTCATGTAGCTTGTTTGCTGATATTCCATATAGCTTATTACATTCCTCCTTAGACGACCCTCAGCTGACTGTGGACAG TGAGAAGCAACTCTGTGAGGCTTTTCTGATCTGGCTTTCTAACAATGCAAAATGTTCAGAATGTTTACCAATCATCTCGAGAAATAACAAATTTGACATTCTTAAGAAG GTCAGGATCTGCCTTTTGCCTTTGGAGTTTGCTGCAG GGCTAAGGAGACACTTTTCCCAGTTTGCAGATGGGATTGTTAATACAATCCTTGACATGATAAAGGATTGTTACTCAAGCCTATTGCGTTCCATTACAGACGATAAGATAGATAATTTCAGAATACGTTTAACAGGATATTCTGAG AGAATAATACTTTCAGGCTGTGCCCATATAACGGAGGCCTTTTTGTTTCTGGCGGTGCTTCCATCTAATTTGGATGCTGCATTGAGGAAAACAGTCTTATCTGCTTTTACTGGACTTGATCGTCACACTGCAGATCATTATCGAAACTTGATGAAGTCAATTAAGATGTTATCTTTTGAAGCTGTGCATGAGATCGATATATCTAAGTGTTCAAGGGTCCATTCTGCTGCCGCTGTTATATGGTTGCACTTGGCATTGCCATCATTAAGAACATTAAAAGCATCTCATTGTTTGCAAAttaaattggaagatttgtatTGCTTGATACAAAAGTGTCCTCTGATTGCTGAAGTTGATTTGACTGTTGATGTTAGTTCCGTGATACCCACAAAAGTATCAGTATTGTCTGCCAGTGCTGAAAGATATCAACCTTCAGATCGCACACCCTATAAGATGCTGGAAGAAATACTGTTATCAAATATTGAAAAGCTTACATTGACAAATTCAATTCTGTCAAATATCTCAAAACTGACTTTGGAAGGTCGAAATGATCTCAATG ATCTGGACCTGCTGAAGCTCTCTGCTCTCTCTGATTCTTTATCTTACTTAAACATTAAAGGGTGCACTCTTGTAACAGATGCAGGCATATCCAAGCTTCTATGCAAATGCTTCAAAATCCTTTCACTGATTTTATCTTACACATCGTTTGGGAGAAATTCAATTCTAACACTTTGTTCTGGTCATATATATGGCTTTCCTGAAATTCATCATAATCACAAATATTCAAACACAATGGCATTTAGGCTCCAACAACTTGATATAAGTGGCTGTACAG GTGTTGACCAAATTTCTATGTTACAACTTATGAGCCATACATATATGTTGAAGCTTCTGAGTTTAAGGGAGACTTCCCTTATCGATGATGTTCTTTACAACTTCATGGGTTCCTCTCTGGAGAGCATTGATGTCTCTGAGACCATG GTTTCTATGCAAGCTTTAACTTCTGTTGTTAGGCAAAATCCGGGTGTCAGGATCTTGAAAGCGACTGGCTGTAGAAACTTGCATCAGCCCAATTGTGATGGTTTGATGCTCACTGGTGGTGCCAGCTTTGAAGATCTTCTTCACGAGTTAAGTAAGAGTTGCATCATGGAAGAACTGGCTTTTGGATGGGGATTTTCCTGTTTAACAATGAAAGAACTAGAACCCGCTATGAGAAAATTAAGAGGAATAACTCTCGGTATTGGTGCATCACCGGGCCATTATGTGCTCTGTGCACTTCCAAAGATGTGTCCACTGCTAGAGTCTGTCATTCTTATTTTTCAG GTGATTTCTGACAGTATATTGAGAAGTATCCTGGAATCCTTAAAACATCTGCAGGTGCTAGGATTACGCTGCTGTCTTGGTGAACTGACTTCGTTTAGCTTTCGGACCAGCATGCCAATGTTAAGGTCACTGAGGCTAGAGTGGGTAACTCCATGGATGACAAATAATGATTTGGCAATCCTGACCGAGAACTGTTCAAACATTGTTGAACTTTCTTTGTCAGGGTGCAAACTTCTTGATTCAG ACTCACAAGAAATCATTTCTTCTGGATGGCCAGGCttgacatatattcatttgGAG GACTGTGGCAAAATAACTTCGAATGGAGTTTCTTTTCTCTTCAATTGCAAAGCTGTTGAAGATCTCTTATTACGCCACAAT GGGCGAGGTATTGGAAGGAACTTCATATGTGATGCTGCTTTAGAG TTGCCGGTGCTCCGGAAAGTGGCACTGGATCTCTGCGATGCTTGTGAAGGAGGTTTTGACAGCCCAAGT CATGCTGAGAGATATTCCCTCAGCACTGTGAAAATTAGTCGCTGCAAGTCCCAGAGATGTGGATTTGAGCTTCAGACAGTGGAGACATTCAAGGCAGTGCATAAGGAAACTATTGTTTTAGAGTGGAATAGCAAGGAACTGCGAACAACAATGGTGAAAGAAAGAATATAG